In a genomic window of Paraburkholderia phenazinium:
- a CDS encoding glutathione peroxidase, which yields MALALHDIPLKAIDGQDSSLAHYRGKVLLVVNVASKCGLTPQYNALESLYQTKRADGLEVLGFPANNFKGQEPGSDAEIASFCSTEYDVHFPLFSKISVLGEDQHPLYAALTEKQPVATGDGPFRERLKGYGVNPENQADVLWNFEKFLISRDGEVVGRFAPDVTADDPRLVAAIDAELARQ from the coding sequence ATGGCACTCGCGTTACACGATATTCCCCTGAAAGCGATCGACGGTCAGGACAGCAGCCTCGCGCACTATCGCGGCAAGGTTCTGCTGGTGGTCAACGTGGCGTCCAAATGCGGCCTCACGCCGCAATACAACGCACTGGAGAGCCTGTACCAGACGAAGCGCGCCGACGGCCTCGAAGTGCTGGGCTTTCCCGCCAACAACTTCAAAGGCCAGGAGCCCGGCAGCGACGCGGAGATCGCTTCGTTCTGCTCCACCGAGTACGACGTGCACTTTCCGCTGTTTTCGAAGATTTCCGTGCTTGGCGAAGACCAGCATCCGCTGTACGCGGCGCTGACGGAAAAGCAGCCGGTCGCGACCGGTGACGGCCCGTTCCGCGAACGCCTGAAGGGCTATGGCGTGAATCCCGAGAATCAGGCAGACGTGCTGTGGAACTTCGAAAAGTTTCTGATCAGCCGCGACGGCGAAGTGGTGGGGCGCTTTGCGCCGGACGTCACGGCGGACGATCCGCGTCTGGTTGCCGCTATCGATGCGGAATTGGCCAGGCAGTAA
- a CDS encoding H-NS family nucleoid-associated regulatory protein has protein sequence MSTTIERLDGEARERLIRWIRHRMEEFGITHAALEQSLDSDLKKQQAVSYRDAWGNTWNGRGDLPEWLQRAVAAGQSIEHFRCGEGA, from the coding sequence ATGTCTACGACGATTGAACGCCTTGACGGAGAAGCGCGCGAACGTCTGATCCGCTGGATTCGCCATCGCATGGAAGAATTCGGCATTACGCACGCGGCGCTCGAGCAGTCGCTCGATTCCGACCTCAAGAAACAGCAGGCCGTGTCTTACCGGGATGCATGGGGCAACACCTGGAACGGCCGCGGCGATCTGCCGGAGTGGCTGCAGCGCGCCGTAGCAGCCGGACAAAGCATCGAACACTTCCGCTGCGGCGAGGGCGCCTGA
- a CDS encoding efflux transporter outer membrane subunit: protein MKSLNTALCLGLLPVTAALMLAGCTVGPDYHGAPQAAPLAAKAGVFNRAPPGTVSTAPVAAAWWLALNDPQLNALIDTALKNSPDLHAAEARVREARAGLTEKQREELPKSSATAGYLRTRSPDLTSLEGGSSSSSSGGGPIGFYLAGFDATWEIDIFGGTRRAIEAASAEADASQADLADAHVQLAAEVAQAYVGLRDQQQRVTIGHESADLESRILTLTEQRRARGVASDLDVERIRSQVENTQASIIPLDAQVAESLDELAVLTGREPGALDSELAAPKALPTLPATVAVGDPARLLRQRPDIRAAERRLASQNAQIGEHVADWFPKVTLFGDLSFSASDPGHLLRKSNYTWLGAPYLQWNILDFGRNQASVNQAKAGRDEAEAKYESTVLGALKDADVALSRYGHERQNDVSLREVESSATHAAVLTEQRYRAGTTTALDWLDTERTRYSAEQNRIQSDAQLINDYVALQKSLGLGWETPE from the coding sequence ATGAAGTCACTCAACACCGCTCTCTGTCTTGGCCTGCTTCCCGTGACGGCCGCGCTGATGCTGGCCGGTTGCACGGTGGGACCCGACTATCACGGCGCACCGCAAGCCGCCCCCTTGGCGGCGAAAGCCGGCGTGTTCAACCGCGCGCCGCCGGGCACGGTGTCGACGGCGCCGGTGGCCGCCGCATGGTGGCTGGCGCTGAACGACCCGCAGCTCAACGCGTTGATCGATACCGCGCTCAAGAACAGCCCCGACCTGCACGCCGCCGAGGCGCGCGTGCGAGAGGCACGCGCCGGGCTCACGGAGAAGCAGCGCGAGGAATTGCCCAAGAGTTCGGCGACCGCCGGATATCTGCGCACGCGTTCTCCAGATCTGACGTCGCTCGAAGGCGGCTCGAGTTCGTCCTCGAGCGGCGGCGGACCGATTGGCTTTTACCTCGCGGGCTTCGATGCGACCTGGGAAATCGACATCTTCGGCGGCACGCGGCGTGCGATCGAGGCGGCGTCGGCCGAGGCGGATGCCTCGCAAGCCGATCTCGCCGATGCGCATGTGCAGCTCGCCGCCGAGGTCGCCCAGGCGTATGTGGGCTTGCGCGACCAGCAGCAGCGCGTGACGATCGGCCATGAATCCGCGGACCTGGAATCGCGCATCCTCACGCTGACCGAGCAGCGCCGCGCGCGCGGGGTCGCTTCCGATCTCGACGTCGAACGCATCCGCTCGCAGGTCGAGAACACCCAGGCGAGCATCATTCCGCTCGACGCCCAGGTGGCCGAGTCGCTCGATGAACTCGCCGTGCTGACCGGCCGCGAGCCCGGCGCGCTGGATAGCGAACTGGCCGCGCCCAAGGCACTTCCCACCTTGCCGGCCACGGTGGCCGTGGGCGACCCTGCGCGCCTGTTGCGCCAGCGTCCCGACATTCGCGCGGCGGAGCGGCGCCTCGCGTCGCAGAATGCGCAGATTGGCGAGCATGTCGCCGACTGGTTTCCGAAGGTCACGCTGTTTGGCGACCTGAGCTTTAGCGCGTCCGATCCGGGGCATCTGCTGCGCAAGAGCAACTACACCTGGCTCGGCGCGCCGTACCTGCAATGGAATATTCTCGATTTCGGCCGCAACCAGGCGAGTGTCAATCAGGCCAAGGCCGGCCGCGACGAGGCCGAGGCGAAGTATGAGAGCACGGTGCTGGGCGCGCTGAAAGACGCGGACGTGGCGCTGTCACGTTACGGACACGAGCGCCAGAACGACGTGAGTCTGCGCGAGGTGGAGAGCTCCGCCACGCACGCCGCGGTGCTGACGGAACAGCGTTATCGCGCGGGCACGACCACCGCGCTCGACTGGCTCGATACGGAGCGAACCCGCTATTCGGCGGAACAGAACCGCATCCAGAGCGACGCGCAATTGATCAACGATTACGTCGCGCTGCAAAAGAGTCTCGGGCTGGGGTGGGAGACGCCTGAATAA
- a CDS encoding MDR family MFS transporter, producing MAAGALGALMATLDISITNSALPQIQGQIGATGTEGTWISTGYLMSEIVMIPLAAWLTRVFGLRNFLLGNATLFTLFSIMCGISHSLPQMIAGRIGQGFVGGAMIPTAQTIVATRLPRHQMPIGMTMFGLIVLLGPLLGPVVGGWLAENIDWSWCFFLNIPVGVALVILLFVGLNKGRTDWSQFIKADWLGIVGLAAGLSSLTVVLEEGQRERWFESSMITWLSVLSAAGILLLVIAQFVAKTPIVRLKLLKNTRYASVIFIVFTVGAGLYCVSYLLPQFLSGVSGYNAEQSGAVMLVSGVPAFLLMPVLPRLMGRVDTRLMVIAGLCCFAASCMLDISLTAQSVGHDFTWSQLLRGVGQVLAMMPLNQASMAAVPREEAGDAAGLYNMARNLGGSVGLALLGTFIDRRNTFHEDVIRESVTANSLIGQEHLTASAASFFAQGGDMAYAKLQAIGQLSATMQLQALVMTYSETFYVLGVALLLCIPLAFFLKKPAVGTPSAGH from the coding sequence GTGGCGGCGGGCGCGCTCGGCGCGCTGATGGCCACGCTCGACATCTCCATCACGAACTCGGCCCTGCCGCAGATACAGGGGCAAATCGGCGCGACGGGCACGGAAGGCACGTGGATCTCGACCGGCTACCTGATGTCCGAGATCGTGATGATCCCGCTTGCCGCATGGCTCACGCGCGTGTTCGGGCTGCGCAACTTCCTGCTCGGCAACGCCACGCTATTTACGCTGTTCTCCATCATGTGCGGCATCTCGCACAGCCTGCCGCAGATGATCGCGGGGCGCATCGGCCAGGGCTTTGTGGGCGGCGCGATGATTCCGACTGCGCAGACCATCGTGGCGACGCGCCTGCCGCGTCATCAGATGCCCATCGGCATGACCATGTTCGGCCTGATCGTCCTGCTCGGGCCGCTGCTGGGTCCGGTGGTGGGCGGCTGGCTCGCGGAGAATATCGACTGGAGCTGGTGTTTCTTCCTCAACATACCGGTGGGCGTGGCGCTGGTGATCCTGCTGTTTGTCGGGCTGAACAAGGGGCGCACCGACTGGTCGCAGTTCATCAAGGCCGACTGGCTCGGCATCGTCGGACTGGCCGCAGGGCTCAGTTCGTTGACCGTCGTGCTCGAGGAAGGGCAGCGCGAACGCTGGTTCGAATCGTCGATGATCACGTGGCTCAGCGTCCTCTCGGCGGCGGGCATCCTGCTGCTGGTGATCGCGCAGTTCGTGGCGAAAACGCCCATCGTGCGCCTGAAGCTCCTGAAGAACACCCGCTATGCCAGCGTCATCTTCATCGTCTTCACCGTCGGCGCAGGGCTCTATTGCGTTTCGTACCTGCTGCCGCAGTTTCTGAGTGGCGTGTCGGGCTACAACGCCGAGCAGTCCGGCGCGGTGATGCTGGTGTCCGGCGTGCCCGCGTTTCTGTTGATGCCGGTGCTGCCGCGCCTGATGGGCCGCGTGGATACGCGCCTGATGGTGATTGCCGGGCTGTGCTGCTTCGCCGCGAGCTGCATGCTCGACATTTCGCTCACCGCACAAAGCGTCGGCCATGATTTCACGTGGTCGCAACTGCTGCGCGGCGTGGGGCAGGTGCTGGCGATGATGCCGCTCAATCAGGCGTCGATGGCAGCCGTGCCGCGCGAAGAAGCGGGCGATGCCGCCGGTCTCTACAACATGGCGCGCAACCTGGGCGGGTCGGTCGGGCTCGCGCTGCTCGGTACTTTCATCGACCGCCGCAACACGTTTCATGAAGACGTGATCCGTGAGTCGGTGACGGCCAATTCATTGATCGGGCAGGAACACCTCACGGCGAGCGCGGCCAGTTTCTTCGCGCAGGGCGGCGACATGGCCTACGCCAAGCTTCAGGCAATCGGCCAGTTGAGCGCGACCATGCAGCTGCAAGCGCTGGTCATGACGTACTCCGAAACGTTCTACGTGCTTGGCGTCGCACTGCTGCTTTGCATTCCGCTTGCGTTCTTTCTTAAGAAGCCGGCTGTCGGCACGCCGTCGGCAGGACATTGA